One window of Flavobacterium ammonificans genomic DNA carries:
- a CDS encoding methylmalonyl-CoA mutase subunit beta encodes MKPLFTNFAPVSAKEWKQKIQFELKGADYNETLIWNSPDDIKVKPFYDKEDVKEVISVTTKASEFKICQNIFVHDINKSIERALDSLARGAESIRFSIEDETIAIEKLLEKLPLESTPIFFHLNFISIDFVQKIESIATKRKATIYCNIDPIGQLAKEGNWFTTSEKNNFETLNNLVKRDNALSLISVNGALYQNSGATIVQQIAYTLAHANEYFNHIELSKPQTMVLEIAVGTNYFFEIAKLRAIRLLFNLIAKEYNQNWNCNLVVTPTKRNKTLYDYNVNMLRTTTECMSAILGGADTIANLPYDALYHKDNEFGDRIARNQLLILKNESYFDKVNNPSDGSYYIESLTQQLADKALVLFKDIEANGGFLKQLNEGIIKRKIQESADKEQDLFDSGKEILLGTNKHANKDDRMKHDLELFPFVKIKPRKTLITPIIERRLAEKIEQERLEKE; translated from the coding sequence AAAATTCAGTTTGAACTGAAAGGTGCTGATTACAATGAAACACTTATTTGGAATTCCCCTGACGACATCAAGGTAAAACCATTTTATGACAAAGAAGATGTAAAAGAAGTAATCTCAGTAACTACAAAAGCTTCTGAATTTAAAATTTGTCAAAATATTTTTGTCCACGACATCAATAAATCAATAGAACGTGCTTTAGATAGTTTAGCAAGAGGTGCTGAAAGTATCCGTTTCTCAATTGAAGACGAAACTATAGCTATTGAAAAATTACTAGAAAAATTACCTTTAGAAAGCACACCTATATTCTTTCATTTGAATTTTATTTCAATCGATTTCGTTCAAAAGATCGAATCAATTGCAACAAAAAGAAAAGCCACTATCTATTGCAATATAGATCCGATTGGGCAATTAGCAAAAGAGGGAAATTGGTTCACTACATCAGAAAAAAATAATTTTGAAACCCTAAATAATCTTGTCAAAAGAGACAACGCTCTTTCACTTATTAGTGTAAATGGTGCTTTATATCAGAATTCTGGGGCTACTATTGTACAGCAAATTGCGTATACTTTAGCTCACGCTAATGAGTATTTCAATCACATCGAACTTTCTAAACCCCAAACTATGGTTTTAGAAATTGCTGTTGGAACCAATTACTTTTTTGAAATCGCTAAACTAAGAGCTATCCGTTTACTTTTCAATTTAATTGCGAAGGAGTACAATCAAAATTGGAATTGTAATTTAGTCGTTACACCTACCAAAAGAAATAAAACACTGTATGATTACAACGTGAATATGCTTCGTACAACTACTGAATGTATGAGCGCAATTCTTGGAGGTGCGGATACTATTGCGAATCTACCTTATGATGCTTTATATCACAAAGACAATGAATTTGGAGATCGAATAGCTCGAAACCAATTACTGATTTTAAAAAATGAAAGCTATTTTGATAAAGTTAATAATCCATCAGATGGAAGTTATTACATAGAAAGTTTGACACAGCAATTAGCTGATAAAGCTTTAGTATTATTTAAAGATATTGAAGCTAATGGAGGCTTTTTAAAGCAACTGAATGAAGGAATCATCAAAAGAAAAATTCAAGAAAGCGCCGATAAAGAACAAGATTTGTTTGATTCTGGAAAAGAAATTTTATTGGGAACAAACAAACACGCTAACAAAGACGATCGAATGAAACACGATTTGGAACTTTTCCCTTTCGTTAAAATAAAACCAAGGAAAACGCTCATCACTCCTATTATTGAGCGGCGTCTCGCAGAGAAAATCGAACAAGAACGATTAGAAAAAGAGTAA